One stretch of Brettanomyces nanus chromosome 4, complete sequence DNA includes these proteins:
- a CDS encoding uncharacterized protein (EggNog:ENOG41) has protein sequence MKLKALWFKLESPFLNLTPRARLLQIGRFCSSLFVVISIYLLVSVPRSGNHYYMGRLDCSHVDVSNGIFASLQSSLNHPHNSNGDDTFTTTSEISILAQYIGKEVSTAAQFINTNILGWCSGTYSSVEMYNPATSTFELVSEDSANMRCSPLSANYVFDYRGQLSDIGLNIVLSYAYSSNDYSPEAKYVPDKQYRADLKERRQKNQAVIYMLLIAMAVHILIFVLGIIYYGRRGVKKNDKSLPALPKHIFGVAAIVAFLLMFVAFLIDVSVLEEIKKEIKGDLGDFGLSFHLNPAWISVFCIAMLLSFISIFVWGGPIWCAAAPINALDDDNVEEMLVHSYSPDAELCRSSDSEESILNPFADTVSEDYMDMSKNSPMEMTTLTDTDSLSSEDSSTRRVLCGQQTQSDLLLNSKRYRRPTLPPI, from the coding sequence ATGAAACTAAAGGCCCTTTGGTTCAAGTTGGAATCGCCCTTCCTGAACCTAACCCCGCGTGCTAGGCTGCTTCAAATTGGAAGGTTTTGCTCATCTTTGTTTGTGGTAATATCCATCTACCTACTAGTGTCCGTTCCTAGAAGCGGTAATCACTACTATATGGGTAGATTGGATTGCAGCCATGTCGATGTTAGTAACGGTATCTTTGCCTCTTTGcaaagttctttgaatCATCCGCATAATAGCAACGGTGATGATACTTTTACGACCACCTCAGAGATCTCGATCTTAGCTCAGTATATAGGAAAGGAGGTGTCAACGGCTGCTCAGTTTATCAATACCAATATTTTGGGGTGGTGCTCTGGAACCTATAGTTCTGTGGAAATGTATAATCCTGCAACAAGCACTTTCGAGCTTGTCAGTGAGGATAGTGCTAATATGAGATGCTCTCCCCTTAGTGCCAACTATGTGTTCGATTACAGAGGCCAGCTGTCAGATATTGGATTAAACATTGTGCTTTCTTACGCATATTCCTCGAACGATTACTCTCCAGAAGCGAAATATGTTCCCGACAAGCAGTATCGAGCGGATCTAAAGGAGCGTCGCCAAAAGAATCAGGCTGTCATATACATGTTGTTGATAGCGATGGCTGTCCATATTTTGATCTTCGTATTGGGAATAATATACTATGGTAGAAGGGGAGTCAAAAAAAACGATAAGTCTCTTCCTGCCTTGCCCAAGCATATCTTTGGTGTCGCTGCCATTGttgcttttcttctcatgtTTGTGGCATTTTTGATAGATGTTTCGGTTCTTGAGGAGATTAAAAAGGAGATTAAAGGAGATTTGGGAGACTTTGGCTTGTCCTTTCACTTGAACCCGGCTTGGATATCTGTCTTTTGTATTGCTATGCTTCTCAGCTTCATCAGCATCTTCGTGTGGGGGGGTCCAATATGGTGTGCTGCAGCTCCAATTAATGCCCTTGACGATGATaatgttgaagagatgTTAGTTCATTCATATTCTCCTGATGCAGAACTTTGTCGCTCGTCTGATTCTGAAGAGTCCATTCTTAATCCTTTTGCTGATACTGTAAGCGAGGATTATATGGATATGTCCAAAAATTCGCCTATGGAAATGACCACGCTGACTGACACGGATTCTCTTAGCAGCGAGGACTCATCCACGAGGCGTGTTCTCTGTGGCCAGCAAACTCAAAGTGATTTACTCCTAAATAGTAAGAGGTATCGAAGGCCTACCTTACCACCAATTTAG